The proteins below are encoded in one region of Amycolatopsis magusensis:
- a CDS encoding CmcJ/NvfI family oxidoreductase — protein sequence MSSPLYYAAPLTPDGGDGDWCIDAVTRPPEVLFNFRKVGVETTITDLREGSIRPALDETGFEKVTAPTGASQRGLLDSEEAALEQYRRETGALLRSLTGADVVEFFDATLRRQDAADDPAAQSPHQRVHVDQSPGSARARAERHLGPGREFRRFQIINVWRPLLEPVRNFPLALCDYRSLDLSADLVPTRLDFPDWLKDRENYSVRHNPAHRWYFWDSLTPAEALVFKCYDSASRGLAMAGGEPDGGELRDVAGLCPHTAFFDENGPSTGHLRTSLELRALAFHE from the coding sequence GTGTCGAGTCCGCTGTACTACGCCGCCCCGCTGACCCCGGACGGCGGGGACGGGGACTGGTGCATCGACGCCGTGACCCGGCCGCCGGAGGTGCTGTTCAACTTCCGCAAGGTGGGCGTGGAGACGACCATCACCGACCTGCGCGAGGGCTCGATCCGGCCGGCGCTCGACGAAACGGGGTTCGAGAAGGTCACCGCGCCCACCGGCGCGTCCCAGCGGGGCCTGCTGGACAGCGAGGAAGCCGCGCTGGAGCAGTACCGGCGGGAAACCGGTGCGCTGCTCCGCTCGCTCACCGGCGCGGACGTGGTGGAGTTCTTCGACGCCACCCTCCGGCGGCAGGACGCGGCCGACGACCCGGCCGCGCAGTCCCCGCACCAGCGGGTGCACGTGGACCAGAGCCCGGGCAGCGCGCGGGCCAGGGCCGAGCGGCACCTCGGCCCCGGCCGGGAGTTCCGGCGCTTCCAGATCATCAACGTCTGGCGGCCGCTGCTCGAGCCGGTGCGCAACTTCCCGCTGGCGCTGTGCGACTACCGGTCGCTGGACCTGTCCGCCGACCTGGTGCCGACCCGGCTGGACTTCCCGGACTGGCTGAAGGACCGCGAGAACTACTCGGTCCGGCACAATCCCGCGCACCGCTGGTACTTCTGGGACTCGCTGACACCGGCCGAAGCGCTGGTCTTCAAGTGCTACGACAGCGCGAGCCGCGGGCTGGCCATGGCCGGTGGCGAGCCGGACGGCGGCGAACTGCGCGACGTGGCGGGTCTCTGCCCGCACACGGCCTTCTTCGACGAGAACGGGCCGTCGACCGGCCACCTGCGCACTTCGCTGGAACTGCGCGCGCTGGCCTTCCACGAATGA
- a CDS encoding isopenicillin N synthase family oxygenase, translating into MKMPSAEVPTIDVSPLFGDDAQEKVRVGQEINKACRGSGFFYAANHGVDVQRLQDVVNEFHRTMSPQEKYDLAIHAYNKSNSHVRNGYYMAIEGKKAVESFCYLNPSFSEDHPEIKAGTPMHEVNSWPDEEKHPSFRPFCEEYYWTMHRLSKVLMRGFALALGKDERFFEPELKEADTLSSVSLIRYPYLEDYPPVKTGPDGEKLSFEDHFDVSMITVLYQTQVQNLQVETVDGWRDLPTSDTDFLVNAGTYLGHLTNDYFPSPLHRVKFVNAERLSLPFFFHAGQHTLIEPFFPDGAPEGKQGNEAVRYGDYLNHGLHSLIVKNGQT; encoded by the coding sequence ATGAAAATGCCGTCAGCGGAAGTGCCGACCATCGACGTGTCCCCGCTATTCGGGGACGACGCGCAGGAAAAGGTCCGGGTCGGCCAGGAGATCAACAAGGCCTGCCGCGGTTCGGGCTTCTTCTACGCCGCCAACCACGGCGTGGACGTCCAGCGGCTGCAGGACGTGGTCAACGAGTTCCACCGGACGATGTCGCCGCAGGAGAAGTACGACCTGGCGATCCACGCCTACAACAAGAGCAACTCGCACGTGCGCAACGGGTACTACATGGCGATCGAGGGCAAGAAGGCGGTGGAGTCCTTCTGCTACCTCAACCCGTCGTTCTCCGAAGACCACCCGGAGATCAAGGCCGGCACCCCGATGCACGAGGTGAACAGCTGGCCGGACGAGGAGAAGCACCCGAGCTTCCGCCCGTTCTGCGAGGAGTACTACTGGACCATGCACCGGCTGTCCAAGGTGCTGATGCGCGGGTTCGCGCTGGCGCTGGGCAAGGACGAGCGGTTCTTCGAGCCGGAGCTGAAGGAAGCGGACACGCTCTCCTCGGTCTCGCTGATCCGGTACCCGTACCTGGAGGACTACCCGCCGGTGAAAACCGGGCCGGACGGGGAAAAGCTGAGCTTCGAGGACCACTTCGACGTCTCGATGATCACCGTGCTGTACCAGACCCAGGTGCAGAACCTCCAGGTCGAGACCGTGGACGGCTGGCGTGATCTGCCCACTTCGGACACCGACTTCCTGGTCAACGCCGGCACCTACCTCGGCCACCTGACCAACGACTACTTCCCGTCCCCGCTGCACCGGGTGAAGTTCGTCAACGCGGAACGCCTTTCGCTGCCGTTCTTCTTCCACGCCGGGCAGCACACCCTGATCGAGCCCTTCTTCCCCGACGGTGCCCCGGAGGGGAAGCAGGGCAACGAGGCGGTCCGCTACGGCGACTACCTCAACCACGGCCTGCACTCGCTGATCGTGAAGAACGGCCAGACCTGA
- the bla gene encoding class A beta-lactamase has protein sequence MLSIPKRHAWLIAAAFTLGACAPAAPEPAPPTPPAAAPSVAPGPAATPPDPAVEQEFTRLQTQYDARLGLYAVDTGSGESVAFRADERFAFASTFKALAAAAVLDSTTPQQLDQVVRYSKDELLENSPITKDHVATGMTLRELCDAAVRFSDNTAGNLLLKHVGGPQGLDAALTAVGDEVTSADRWEPELNSAVPGDVRDTSTPRALAHDLRQFVLGDALAEDDRALLTDWLRRNTTGGTVIRAGVPADWVVGDKTGSGYYGGRNDIAVLWPPNRAPIVMAVMTSREEPRAKRADALLADAARVAVTALG, from the coding sequence TTGCTCAGCATTCCCAAGCGGCACGCGTGGCTGATCGCCGCCGCGTTCACGCTGGGCGCGTGCGCGCCCGCGGCGCCGGAACCCGCGCCGCCCACCCCACCGGCGGCCGCGCCCAGCGTGGCCCCCGGTCCGGCGGCGACCCCGCCCGACCCGGCCGTCGAGCAGGAGTTCACCCGGCTGCAGACCCAGTACGACGCCAGGCTGGGCCTCTACGCGGTGGACACCGGCTCCGGTGAATCCGTGGCGTTCCGTGCCGACGAGCGCTTCGCGTTCGCGTCCACCTTCAAGGCGCTGGCCGCCGCCGCGGTGCTCGATTCCACCACCCCGCAGCAACTCGACCAGGTAGTCCGCTACAGCAAGGACGAGCTGCTCGAGAACTCCCCGATCACCAAGGATCACGTGGCGACCGGCATGACCCTGCGCGAGCTGTGTGACGCCGCCGTGCGCTTCAGCGACAACACCGCGGGCAACCTGCTGCTCAAGCACGTGGGCGGCCCGCAGGGGCTGGACGCCGCGCTGACCGCCGTCGGTGACGAGGTCACCTCCGCCGACCGCTGGGAGCCCGAGCTGAACTCGGCCGTGCCCGGGGACGTGCGCGACACCAGCACCCCGCGGGCGCTCGCCCACGACCTGCGGCAGTTCGTGCTCGGTGACGCGCTCGCCGAGGACGACCGCGCCCTGCTCACCGACTGGCTGCGGCGCAACACCACCGGCGGCACGGTGATCCGCGCCGGGGTGCCCGCCGACTGGGTGGTCGGCGACAAGACCGGCAGCGGGTACTACGGCGGCCGCAACGACATCGCCGTGCTCTGGCCGCCGAACCGCGCGCCCATCGTGATGGCCGTGATGACCAGCCGTGAGGAACCGCGGGCCAAGCGGGCCGACGCGCTGCTCGCCGACGCCGCCCGCGTGGCCGTCACCGCACTGGGCTGA
- a CDS encoding sigma-70 family RNA polymerase sigma factor, producing MVRPTDDTEITRWARLAARGDQPAFERFLRATQPQVRRFVAGLTDQQSADDLTQETYLRALRGLSRFRGESSARTWLLSIARRVAADHLRSAASRPRLAVLADWQAAAEGAGHTTPVFEDRVALHQLIAGLRPERRDAFVLTQSLGLSYVDAAAVCGCPVGTIRSRLARAREDLVTAMAESPPRRRTA from the coding sequence GTGGTGAGGCCGACCGACGACACCGAGATCACCCGCTGGGCGCGGCTCGCCGCACGCGGCGATCAGCCTGCCTTCGAACGGTTCCTGCGGGCGACGCAGCCGCAGGTGCGCCGCTTCGTGGCCGGGCTGACCGACCAGCAGAGCGCCGACGACCTCACCCAGGAGACCTACCTGCGCGCGCTGCGCGGGCTGAGCCGCTTCCGGGGTGAGTCGTCCGCGCGCACCTGGCTGCTCTCGATCGCCCGGCGGGTCGCCGCCGACCACCTCCGCTCCGCCGCGTCCCGGCCGCGACTGGCCGTGCTGGCCGACTGGCAGGCCGCCGCGGAGGGCGCCGGGCACACCACACCCGTGTTCGAGGACCGCGTGGCCCTGCACCAGCTCATCGCCGGGCTCCGGCCCGAGCGCCGGGACGCGTTCGTGCTCACCCAGTCCCTCGGACTGTCCTATGTGGATGCCGCGGCGGTCTGCGGCTGCCCGGTCGGCACGATCCGGTCCCGGCTGGCCAGGGCCCGCGAGGACCTGGTCACCGCCATGGCCGAAAGCCCGCCGCGGCGGCGGACGGCCTGA
- a CDS encoding FAD-dependent monooxygenase, with protein MRVEADVIIAGAGPVGLMLAGELRLAGVRPLVLERYAERSEVPRANGLGGHILEMLRFRGVLEEFEAASIGMAHPAPKYPFGDVHLDFSNLADPPLRGLYLPQQRLERLLEERAAELGAEVRRGHEITGFTQDDTAVTVQATGPEGAYEVTGRYLVGCDGGRSRVRELAGIAFPGTTYPEVNRLGQVTLPDSVTTSDNGDLQVPGLGLVRAGFTRTERGLFGFGWLSPGLALIQTTEKEPAEIGEGGLTLAELGDSIERVLGGRLPLGEPVRLSRYQFQARQAERYRDGRVLVAGDAAHLFPATGVGLNAGLYDAVNLAWKLTGELDGWAPPGLLDTYHGERHYAGARTMMHTQAQVALRRGLDPAADALRELFLEIVTDEQPLRRIGSLLAGADLRYPMPGADHPLAGGFAPDLTLHTDQGTTSVAELMHPARPVLLDLADRADLREVAQDWKEIVEIRTAKAEDRPADALLIRPDAHVAWAAAIGESAETAAPALRTALTTWFG; from the coding sequence GTGCGTGTGGAAGCTGACGTGATCATCGCGGGGGCCGGCCCGGTCGGGCTGATGCTGGCGGGTGAGCTGCGGCTGGCCGGGGTGCGGCCGCTGGTGCTGGAGCGGTACGCGGAGCGCTCGGAGGTGCCGAGGGCGAACGGCCTCGGCGGGCACATCCTGGAGATGCTGCGATTCCGGGGAGTGCTGGAGGAGTTCGAAGCGGCCAGCATCGGCATGGCGCACCCCGCGCCGAAGTACCCGTTCGGCGACGTGCACCTGGACTTCTCGAACCTGGCGGATCCGCCGCTGCGGGGCCTGTACCTCCCGCAGCAGCGCCTCGAGCGCCTGCTGGAGGAACGGGCCGCCGAACTCGGTGCCGAAGTCCGCCGTGGACACGAGATCACCGGGTTCACCCAGGACGACACCGCGGTGACCGTCCAGGCGACCGGCCCGGAGGGGGCGTACGAGGTGACCGGGCGCTACCTGGTGGGGTGCGACGGCGGGCGCAGCCGGGTCCGCGAACTGGCCGGGATCGCGTTCCCCGGCACCACCTACCCGGAGGTCAACCGGCTCGGCCAGGTCACCTTGCCCGACTCGGTGACCACTTCGGACAACGGGGATCTCCAGGTGCCCGGGCTGGGCCTGGTGCGCGCCGGTTTCACCCGGACCGAGCGCGGACTGTTCGGCTTCGGCTGGCTGAGCCCCGGGCTCGCGCTCATCCAGACCACCGAGAAGGAGCCGGCCGAGATCGGGGAGGGAGGGCTGACCCTGGCCGAACTGGGGGACAGCATCGAGCGGGTGCTGGGCGGGAGGCTGCCGCTGGGCGAGCCGGTCCGGTTGTCGCGCTACCAGTTCCAGGCACGCCAGGCCGAGCGCTACCGCGACGGGCGGGTACTGGTGGCCGGGGACGCGGCCCACCTGTTCCCCGCCACGGGCGTCGGGCTCAACGCGGGCCTGTACGACGCGGTCAACCTGGCCTGGAAGCTGACCGGTGAACTCGACGGCTGGGCGCCGCCCGGGCTGCTGGACACCTACCACGGCGAACGCCACTACGCGGGTGCGCGGACGATGATGCACACCCAGGCCCAGGTGGCGTTGCGTCGTGGACTGGACCCGGCCGCGGACGCGCTGCGGGAACTGTTCCTCGAGATCGTCACCGACGAGCAGCCGTTGCGGCGCATCGGTTCCCTGCTCGCCGGTGCCGACCTGCGCTACCCGATGCCGGGTGCGGACCACCCCTTGGCCGGTGGCTTCGCCCCCGACCTCACCCTGCACACCGACCAGGGCACCACCAGCGTCGCGGAGCTCATGCACCCCGCGCGGCCCGTGCTGCTCGACCTCGCCGACCGCGCCGATCTGCGCGAGGTCGCCCAGGACTGGAAGGAGATCGTCGAGATCCGCACGGCGAAGGCGGAGGACCGCCCGGCCGACGCGCTGCTGATCCGCCCGGACGCCCACGTCGCCTGGGCCGCGGCCATCGGAGAATCAGCCGAAACCGCCGCCCCCGCCCTGCGGACCGCGCTCACCACCTGGTTCGGCTGA
- a CDS encoding GNAT family N-acetyltransferase, which yields MAIELGKPGVDGLDGVVGVLREWQYDGAPMQLHPGDVGWFWRFGAETTAAAIRTWSRDGRVLAIGLLDGPDLLRLTVAPDAVRDEELARRVAEDAGDPERGVLPAGKVFIEAPSGALVQDVLSGNGWDADEPWTPLRRDLTEPVPEPGVRIEVIGPERTHVRTAVQRAAFGSPNFTDERWHAMAAGSPYADARCLIAYDAQDTPVATVTVWSAGPGKPGLIEPMGVHPDHRGHGHGRAITLAGAATLRDLGSTSAIVYTPSHNAGAVATYRAGGFEERPVLRDLCRS from the coding sequence ATGGCGATCGAGTTGGGCAAGCCGGGCGTGGACGGCCTGGACGGCGTGGTGGGCGTGCTGCGGGAATGGCAGTACGACGGCGCGCCGATGCAGTTGCATCCGGGGGACGTGGGCTGGTTCTGGCGGTTCGGCGCGGAGACGACGGCCGCGGCGATCCGGACCTGGAGCCGGGACGGGCGGGTGCTCGCCATCGGGCTCCTGGACGGACCCGACCTGCTGCGGCTCACGGTCGCGCCGGACGCCGTGCGGGACGAGGAACTGGCGCGGCGGGTGGCCGAGGACGCGGGCGACCCGGAGCGCGGTGTGCTGCCTGCCGGCAAGGTGTTCATCGAGGCACCCAGCGGCGCACTGGTGCAGGACGTGTTGTCCGGGAACGGCTGGGACGCCGACGAACCGTGGACGCCGCTGCGCCGCGACCTCACCGAACCGGTGCCCGAGCCGGGGGTGCGGATCGAGGTGATCGGGCCGGAGCGGACGCACGTGCGGACCGCCGTCCAGCGGGCCGCGTTCGGCTCCCCCAACTTCACCGACGAGCGCTGGCACGCGATGGCGGCCGGATCGCCGTACGCCGACGCCCGGTGCCTGATCGCCTACGACGCCCAGGACACCCCGGTGGCCACGGTGACGGTGTGGTCGGCCGGGCCGGGCAAGCCCGGGCTGATCGAACCGATGGGCGTGCACCCGGACCACCGCGGGCACGGCCACGGCCGGGCGATCACCCTCGCCGGCGCGGCCACGCTCCGGGACCTGGGCTCGACTTCCGCGATCGTCTACACCCCGAGCCACAATGCCGGTGCGGTGGCGACCTACCGGGCGGGCGGTTTCGAGGAACGGCCCGTGCTGCGGGACCTCTGCCGTTCCTGA
- a CDS encoding 2OG-Fe(II) oxygenase family protein, whose amino-acid sequence MSDKTVPVFSMAELRDGSRQDEFREWARRGVFYLTGYGATERDHRVATDTAMDFFAQGTAEEKQAVTTKVPTMRRGYSALEAESTAQVTNTGTYTDYSMSYSMGIGGNLFPSKEFESVWTNYFDSLYRAAQETARLVLTAAGTYDGEDLDTLLDCDPVLRLRYFPEVPEHRAAEYEPRRMAPHYDLSIITFIHQTPCANGFVSLQAEVDGEMVSLPHVEDAVVVLCGAIAPLVTQGAVPAPNHHVVSPDASMLKGSDRTSSVFFLRPSTDFTFSVPDARKYGLDVSLDMEKATFGDWIGTNYVTMHAVTS is encoded by the coding sequence ATGTCGGACAAGACGGTACCGGTCTTCAGCATGGCCGAACTGCGCGACGGCTCGCGCCAGGACGAGTTCCGCGAGTGGGCCCGCCGCGGGGTCTTCTACCTCACCGGGTACGGCGCCACCGAACGGGACCACCGGGTGGCCACCGACACCGCGATGGACTTCTTCGCCCAAGGCACAGCCGAGGAGAAGCAGGCCGTGACCACGAAGGTGCCGACCATGCGGCGCGGGTACTCGGCGCTGGAGGCGGAAAGCACCGCCCAGGTCACCAACACCGGCACCTACACCGACTACTCCATGTCGTACTCGATGGGCATCGGCGGCAACCTGTTCCCGTCGAAGGAGTTCGAGTCGGTCTGGACGAACTACTTCGACAGCCTGTACCGCGCCGCGCAGGAGACCGCGCGCCTGGTGCTGACCGCCGCGGGCACCTACGACGGCGAGGACCTCGACACCCTGCTCGACTGCGACCCGGTGCTGCGCCTGCGGTACTTCCCGGAGGTCCCGGAACACCGCGCCGCCGAGTACGAGCCACGCCGGATGGCCCCGCACTACGACCTGTCCATCATCACCTTCATCCACCAGACCCCGTGCGCCAACGGTTTCGTCAGCCTGCAGGCCGAAGTGGACGGTGAGATGGTGAGCCTGCCGCACGTCGAGGACGCCGTGGTGGTGCTGTGCGGGGCGATCGCGCCGCTGGTCACCCAGGGCGCGGTGCCCGCGCCCAACCACCACGTGGTCTCCCCGGACGCGAGCATGCTCAAGGGCAGCGACCGCACCTCGAGCGTGTTCTTCCTGCGCCCGTCGACCGATTTCACCTTCTCGGTGCCCGACGCCAGGAAGTACGGCCTCGACGTCAGCCTGGACATGGAGAAGGCGACCTTCGGCGACTGGATCGGGACCAACTACGTCACGATGCACGCGGTCACCTCGTAG
- a CDS encoding CmcI family methyltransferase: protein MTDTTRQDFLDLNLFRGLGEDPVYHPPVLADRPRDWPLDRWAEAPRDLGFSDFARYQWRGLRMLKDPDTQAAYHDLMVELRPRTVIELGVYSGGSLVWFRDMAELMGFDCQVLGIDRDLSRCQIPESEMKNISLREADCSDLATFEHLRDLPHPLVFIDDAHANTFNILRWSVDHLLHEGDYFIIEDMIPYWYRYSPKLLTEYLAAFAGELSMDMVYANASSQLERGVLRRSAPKA from the coding sequence ATGACTGACACCACCCGCCAGGACTTCCTGGACCTCAACCTGTTCCGGGGGCTGGGGGAGGACCCGGTCTACCACCCGCCGGTGCTGGCCGACCGCCCGCGCGACTGGCCGCTCGACCGGTGGGCCGAGGCCCCGCGCGATCTCGGGTTCTCCGACTTCGCCCGCTACCAGTGGCGCGGCCTGCGCATGCTGAAGGACCCGGACACCCAGGCCGCCTACCACGACCTGATGGTCGAACTGCGGCCCCGCACGGTGATCGAGCTGGGCGTGTACAGCGGTGGCTCGCTGGTCTGGTTCCGGGACATGGCCGAGCTGATGGGCTTCGACTGCCAGGTGCTCGGCATCGACCGGGACCTGTCCCGCTGCCAGATCCCCGAGTCCGAGATGAAGAACATCTCGCTGCGCGAGGCCGACTGCTCGGACCTGGCCACCTTCGAGCACCTGCGCGACCTGCCGCACCCGCTGGTGTTCATCGACGACGCGCACGCGAACACCTTCAACATCCTGCGGTGGTCGGTGGACCACCTCCTGCACGAAGGCGACTACTTCATCATCGAGGACATGATCCCGTACTGGTACCGGTACAGCCCCAAGCTGCTCACCGAGTACCTCGCCGCGTTCGCCGGGGAGCTGAGCATGGACATGGTCTACGCCAACGCCAGTTCGCAACTGGAACGCGGTGTGCTGCGCCGGTCGGCACCGAAGGCGTAG
- the cmcH gene encoding carbamoyltransferase C-terminal domain-containing protein, with the protein MLIVAFKPGHDGAVAAIGDRRLLYSLESEKDSRPRYSPILATTVLDLAERLGEVPDVVALGGWSDLRPNRISYTGAGYSGIEEPTVTTSRFFGKEVKFFSSTHERSHIYMALGMAPRDDSPVQTVLVWEGDVGAFYVIDGHQRITRKVQVMSGPGARYSFLFGLADPTFPTTGGKPRLNDAGKLMALAAFGDSADADADITHVVERILKQDSMYPAPKGEYRDSVLYNAGVESPECKIAAALLTERLFETFAEVARQEMPEGSPLYISGGCGLNCDWNSLWAQLGHFSSVFVAPCTNDSGSALGTAIDALTTFTGDPHVDWSVYSGLEFVTDTQPDPARWTSRPLEHDELSGALAGGRVVAWVQGRWEIGPRALCNRSLLAEPFGAVTRDRLNEIKQREDYRPIAPVCRVEDLGKVFHEDFEDPYMLYFRRVRESSGLRAVTHVDGSARVQTVRDSGNPQMHRLLSAFAAQRGVGVLCNTSLNFNGEGFINRMSDLVLYCESRGISDMVVGDTWYQRAEG; encoded by the coding sequence ATGCTCATCGTCGCGTTCAAACCGGGGCACGACGGTGCCGTCGCCGCGATCGGCGATCGCCGGTTGCTCTACTCGCTCGAATCGGAGAAGGACTCCCGGCCGCGGTACTCGCCGATCCTGGCCACCACCGTGCTCGACCTCGCCGAGCGGCTGGGCGAGGTGCCGGACGTGGTCGCCCTCGGCGGCTGGAGCGACCTGCGGCCCAACCGCATCTCCTACACCGGCGCCGGGTACTCGGGCATCGAAGAACCCACCGTGACCACCTCGCGCTTCTTCGGCAAGGAGGTGAAGTTCTTCAGCTCCACGCACGAACGTTCGCACATCTACATGGCCCTGGGCATGGCGCCGAGGGACGACAGCCCGGTCCAGACGGTGCTGGTGTGGGAGGGTGACGTCGGTGCCTTCTACGTGATCGACGGGCACCAGCGGATCACCCGCAAGGTCCAGGTGATGTCCGGCCCCGGCGCGCGCTACTCGTTCCTCTTCGGCCTCGCCGACCCCACTTTCCCCACCACCGGCGGGAAACCGCGGCTGAACGACGCCGGGAAACTGATGGCGCTGGCGGCCTTCGGCGACTCCGCCGACGCGGACGCGGACATCACGCACGTGGTCGAGCGGATCCTCAAGCAGGACTCGATGTACCCGGCGCCGAAGGGCGAATACCGGGATTCGGTGCTGTACAACGCCGGGGTCGAGTCGCCGGAGTGCAAGATCGCCGCCGCGCTGCTCACCGAACGCCTCTTCGAGACCTTCGCCGAGGTCGCCAGGCAGGAGATGCCCGAAGGCAGCCCGCTCTACATCTCCGGCGGCTGCGGGCTGAACTGCGACTGGAACAGCCTGTGGGCGCAGCTCGGCCACTTCTCCTCGGTGTTCGTCGCGCCGTGCACCAACGACTCCGGTTCCGCGCTGGGCACCGCCATCGACGCGCTCACCACCTTCACCGGTGACCCGCACGTCGACTGGAGCGTCTACAGCGGACTGGAATTCGTCACCGACACCCAGCCGGACCCGGCCAGGTGGACCTCCCGCCCGCTCGAGCACGACGAGCTCTCCGGCGCGCTCGCCGGTGGCCGGGTCGTCGCCTGGGTGCAGGGCCGCTGGGAGATCGGGCCGCGCGCGCTGTGCAACCGCTCGCTGCTGGCCGAGCCGTTCGGCGCGGTGACCAGGGACCGGCTCAACGAGATCAAGCAGCGCGAGGACTACCGCCCGATCGCGCCGGTGTGCCGGGTCGAGGACCTGGGCAAGGTCTTCCACGAGGACTTCGAAGACCCGTACATGCTCTACTTCCGGCGGGTGCGCGAGTCCAGCGGCCTGCGCGCGGTGACCCACGTGGACGGTTCGGCCCGCGTGCAGACCGTGCGGGATTCGGGCAACCCGCAGATGCACCGGCTGCTCTCGGCCTTCGCCGCCCAGCGCGGTGTCGGCGTGCTGTGCAACACCTCGCTGAACTTCAACGGCGAGGGGTTCATCAACCGCATGTCGGACCTGGTGCTCTACTGCGAATCCCGCGGCATCTCGGACATGGTCGTCGGCGATACCTGGTACCAGCGTGCCGAGGGCTGA